The following nucleotide sequence is from Halococcus salsus.
GCTTCCGCGACGGTCACCCTCGTCATCAGTCACCACACGCACGGTCTCGCCCTCAAGTTCCTCGGTAGCATACTCACTGGCCTGCTGACCCCAGTTGTAGAGGTGGTCCCGCGCGGCGTCCGTCTCCGGGATCCCCTCGTACTCCTCGGGTGAGACATCGCCGAGAGACGTCTCGGGCGTGTCAACACCGATGAAGCGGATAGTGTCAGTCTCGCCGTCCTCGAACTCGACTTCGAGGGTGTCGCCATCGATCACGCGGGTGACCGTCGCCTGGCGGGCGTCACCCGAGACTCCCTCGGGAACCGAGACACTGGGTTCTGGTGTCTCGGTCGCAGTGGGTGTGGGCGTCGGAGTAGGCGTTGCAGTCGACGTAGGGGTCGGCGTAGGAGTAGGTGTTGGAGTAGCCGTAGGCGTTGGTGTCGGCGTAGGGGTAGGTGTTGCAGTCGGTGTCGACGTGGCTGTTGGAGTGGCCGTTGGGGTAGCAGTAGTGGTCGCCGTCGCGGTCTGTGTTCGGGTCTGAGTCTGAGTCGCTGTTGAGGTAGTCGTCGCCGTTGCCGTCGGGGTAGCGGTTTGGGTTGCGGTTACCGTCGCAGTCATCGTCTCTGTCGATGCAGTCGTTGACGGTGCGCTCGCCGCGGTTTCGGAATCCGGAGCGTTCGTCTGCTCACCACCGGCTTCGCCGGTAACGACGGCGGTACTGCCCGAATCCGAGCCAGTACCGCCACATCCCGCGAAAACGAGAGCAGCGACGAGAACGAGCGAAAGTAGCGTTCGGTTCACTGTCGCTATCAATCGAAAAGAACTATAAAAAGTGTTTGGGTGGTGATTACTCGTTCGATCCCTCAGGAACATCCGGAAGGTCCACCGTCAGGGTGTGGATGTCGGGCTCGAAAGTTTGAGCAGCGCGAGAATGTGCTGTGAGCGCCGTGGCCATCGCCCATATGCATCCACCATCGTTTCCGGAGGTAAAGGCAGCCCTCTGTTGGGATCTTACCCAGGAATCATCACCCGAGAAGAGAGAGAGCGAGGCCTGAGAGGCGCTTAACCAGACCCTCTGTCACCTCTTCGGCATCCACAACATGGAACGCTAGTTCATCGTTTTGTTAGCGAAGTCAGTTGATGGGTCCCGTACTTGCCGGCTGTAACACTACTCGAAACTTGTTTATAAATGAGTTTCCTACGATGTTACACCGTGCTCCGGCGCATCGAACTTGAGGTCCTCTCTACCATTGAGTCCGGCGACACGGTCTCCGAACTCGCAACGAAGCTCGATCACAGTGAGAGCTACCTCTCCCGTGCAATCGCTGATCTTGTCGAGAAGAGGCTCGTCTACACGGAACGTGACGGCCGCCAAAAGCGGGTCGTTCCCTCTGATAGTCGAGCCGTCGAGGTCTATCAGAACCTCGTCCGCCAGCACTCCCACATCGACTTCCCGGAGCTGTTGACCGGCAAGACACTCGAAATGCTGTATTATTTCGATCAGCCGCGAACCGTTTCCGAGATCGCCGACCGGAGCGACAACTACCGCAACACGGTTAACCGAGTCCTCAAACAACTTCGCGACCGTGGTCTCGTCGGTACGGACGACGGCCGCTACAACTTCAATGGCGACTTCGACCACCTACACGAGTTCGCACGCGAGCTGGCCCACCATCTCCACCGACAACGCCTCAAAACGGTCGCCTCGAACGGGACGATTCTCTGGGAAGATTTCGATGAATTTCTCGCCCAGACAGACACAAAGGTTGAAACAGAGCACTTCTATGAAACCGGCCTCGCTCGGTTCGCGGCATTCGACCTCCAGTTTCTGCTGACCCGCCATCGCTACTACCTCTACTCCGAGGATATAGAGGCAGTCTCACCGGCGGAGCTCTGTTGTCACACGTTGCTGATCGACGACGACACCCGCTACCGCTCGTACTGTCTACTCTTGCTCAGTTCCGTCGATGTCAACGAGAGCGAGTTTCGAGAACGAGCAACGAAGTACGGCCTCGAAGACGAAATCGACAGCCTGATCCGATATCTCGAGACACAAGGAGCACTCAGCGACGAGCGCCTCCCCGAGTGGGACGAGTTCCAAGAGTTGGCGGCTGACTACGAGGTGTCACTACCACGATGAGGCCCACATTCGGGCGAGAATATATCGAAAACGAGTTCCAGCGAATCGCGGATGAGCTGTCTGAGCCGCTCACGGTCTACCTGATCGGTGGTGGCGCAATGGCGTTGCGTGATCTCAAGGAAGCGACGAAGGATATCGACTTAGTCGTCACAGATGGCGACGCGTACGGCCAGCTGTGGGCTGTCCTGATGGATCGTGGGTATGCGGAGGTACAATCGCTGGATGCCGATTATCGGGCGCTGGGTGCGACGAGCTGCGTCGAGAACGAGGATGGCTGCCGTCTCGACATCTTCAATCAGCAGGTCGCGAACAAACTCGTGTTGACCAAGGGAATGCGCAACCGAAGTGAGCCGTTCCTCGCGACCGACCGATTGACCGTTCGGCTGGTCAGTAATATGGATATCTTCCTATTCAAACTGATTGCGGGCCGTGACGACGACATCGAGGACATGAACATGCTCGTGCAGGCTGGCCTCGACTATGACGTCGTCCAAGATGAACTCGAAGTCCAGATCAACCGGCTCGGCGACGACCAGTTCGCAACCTTCGCGAACGAAGCCCTGGTCGATCTCGATGAGCGGTACGGGGTGACCACGCCGATCGAGGACCCCATCCGGGAGCTAACAGACCAATATTACCGCGGACTCGAAGTTCTCCAAGCACTCGACGAACCGATGACTATCCACGAACTGGCCACTGATCTTGGATTAGACATCGATGTGGTCCAAGACAGGGTCGCGTATCTTGCCGAATTCGACCGGATATACCAAGATGGTGAAACAGTCAGTCCGATGGATTAGTCTGATCTCTAATCCTACTTAGAGGGAAGGCGGTTATCGGTCTGGGAACTCGTCCCCAGTTGGTTTCGTTATCCACCCGGCACATATGCTCGCTGCTACAATCGTTACTCGTGCTTAGCTCTCCAATCTTGAGTACACTTTCCCAAATCTCGACTCTCGCTCTCATCGGATTTCTCGACTGGTCTAAAGAATATGGCGTCGAGACGGTTCAACAGCTCTCGAAGCGAGCCCTATGAGAGTCGTGGCTCATCTTTCGGTTTTCCTCCTCAAGACGGAGCTTGTTCTGCTGGTCGCTGATTCTTTTAAGTACTTCTGGCGATAAGGTGAAGATACGGGAGAGGATCGGCGAGTTCTGCGCGGGATAGAATTCTGCAGAGACGCATCCTTCAACTCTCAGTATCCAATACGGTCTAAGCCATTACCAGCAGCGGGATCCGGGACCGAAATCACTAACGAGCGCGTCGCCCTCCTCCCGAAGTCTTCCTCTAGGGAGTGTTTGAGGAAAATGGGCCGGCCGGTTTGACCCCCGGCCCATGGTTCGCGTATACTCCTACGCACGGTGTCCCTGTGTTGGCCGCACGTAGTACAGGCAACACGCCTGCATATCTCAATACAGGTTAGGACTCCTTAGTTCTTGTTACCAAATAACACATCACATCCAGCGCTTGGTCCCGTGGAGAGAGGCGTGTTTTACACTGGCATTTCCCCTGTTATCCTGCTCCCTCCTTCCGTATGATCTGATTCTCTACGTGTGCATAGTGACGATCTACAATTCGTCAGGCCGAGGTGTAAACCATAATTCTTGGATACATTGAATGTGGAAAAGTTCTGGAGAAGCCCATGTCAGCGATCTCAATGCACCCCTGCCATGAGTAAATTCAGGGAACTATTAGCTACTGTCAGAGAGTGCCGGAATAGTCATGCACATAAGTGGGTGCTCTCTTCGCAGTGAAAGGCCGTGATGAGGGTGGCCCAACCCCATTGTCTCATGACAGGTCACCGGATGGGAAATGCCTACCACAATTCCATGACTGGCCTACCATCCGGCCGATTGTTCAGTGTATCTCGTATGTAATAATTGTTTTGTCTATTAAGAACAGAGCATGAATGGGAATACTGACGAACAGTGCGGCAACCGAATCCCGTCTACTCGCTTGATGAGGTGTCTGTGTCGATCTCGAACTGGTCGTGTTCGCTCACCTTGTTCAACACGACACTGGTGTTGGACTCGTTGATTCCGGAGTCGTTCAGGAGGCTCTTGATCTGGCCGTTCATATCGTCGGTGTCTCTGAACTTCCCGATCGCGATGATATCGAACCCGCCGGTCACCTCGTAAACCGAGAGTATCTGGTGATGTTCGCGGAGGCTGTCAGTCACATCCGAAAGCGCGGTTCCTTCTACCGTGAGTTGCATGATGGCTGTGACGTCGTATCCGAGTGCATCGTAGTCTACAGTGGGCGAATACCCACGAATCACACCCGTTTCTTCGAGCTCTTGAAGATGATTTGAGACGGTTGTCACCGAGACATCAAGCGTCTCGGCGAGGCTTCGCAAGCTTGTACGTCCGTTGCCCAGCAATTCGTTGATGAGGTCAGTGTCGAGGTTCTCGTACACCATTCCCAAGAGTCTGTCTATAAATAAAGAATATCTTTCGAAAACAATGGAGAGAGGCATGAGGGCGGACAGCCGATCTGTCCTTAGCCGGTTGGTATGCTTGACCGGGGAACTCACGAAATTCGCTGTCTCCGTCTTTCCCAGAGGACCACGCACTGGGCGAACTCAACCGGCTACATCCAATGTATATGCCATAGTACAGACCTTTTTCATTCCCAGTTACAGCGTTCGACAATAACTACCGAACACGAGTCTCCTCAAACAGTGTCTAGTCGAAAATCTCCTCGAACGACGTTCGTCCATTGAGCGCTTGATTCGGTCGGTCGTGGTTGTAGTGATGCTTGAACCACCGCAGCCAGCACCACGCGCTGGGTGAACTCCCCCGCCAGAACGAGCCAAAGCGGTCGATTCGCATTGTTACGGTTTGAAATCACTTTTCGAAATTCTAGATGTGGCGCATCAGATTAGAAAAAACTGCTCTGTTGAATCGAGGGACGGCAGCAGGATAGACCGTCACATCGGTAAGGATGAAGCCGAGGAAGACCGATATGGTGGAAGTGGATCTCCTCGACTTCATGAGAACGTGTAAACGTCTGATCAAACAAGCGTTGGGGACGAGCGCGAGCGAGTCCACCAACGGACTCGCCCGCTGGAAACACGTTCTCATTCACTGTTATCGGCTCGAAGACGACCATAGCTACCGCGAAACAGAAAATCGTCTCCAATGTTTCAGCGAACTGCGCGAAATCCTCGAACTCGATCTCAACGATGTTCCGGACTACTCCACGATCTACAAGTCGTTTGACCGCCTCGAAATGCGGGTTTGGCGGGCGTTGCTCCGCGTTTCTGCGGAGCAACTCCCGCAGTCCGGTCACGTCGCCCTCGACAGCACCTTCTTCGAGTGCGGGCACGCTTCGTCGTACTACCTCAAGCGGTCGGATCGAGACGTAAAGACGCTGAAAGTCACCACAATCACCGATACGGAGTCGCTTGCTGTGCTGGATCTGCAGTGCTCGGTCGAGTGGAAGCACGATACGAAACTCGGGCCGCAGGTCGTTCGGCGAAACGCCGACGACCTGCTGTCAGTCGCCGCTGACAAGGGATTTCACGACTGGATGAGCAAGTTCGAGTTCTATACGCTTGACGTCGATCCACTCGTCCTCGAACGCGGATCATCGACAGAGACGGTTGGCCACAACACGCTAATCCGGGACGCTGGGTACTCTCAGCGGTGGATGTCCGAGACGTCGTATTCGACGACGAAGCGCTCGCTCGGCTCCGCCGTGCGAGCGCAGTTCTGGTATCGTGAATTCCGTGAAATCGTCCTGATGTTCTCTATCTCGAACATCGAACAGCTTTGTGAACCACTGTGATCACCGCGCCGTCCCCGGGTTCAACACGGCAGTTGAAACAACGCGTATGGATGAAGGGCGACGGATACCGCCGTTCGCCGAAGACACGCTCGCGGTGGTGACCGACGCGGCCGGCGGGACCGGCGAAGCCCTCCCGCGAGACGAGGCTCTCGACGTGATCACCGATGTCGAGCGGTTCAACAAAGCCGACGCCGAAGACGCACTCGCCCAGCTCGAAAGCCGCGGGTACATCTACTTGGTTGACGGAGAGGTCCGTATTACGCCGACTGACGAGTGAGCGGCACTTCGCTGGGATACAGCCAGCAAGATCGTCTCAGAAGGGAGAGGCGGGAATTTTCACTTTCAGTCCGCTTGGACAGCATCTATCATCGTCCGATGGATAGCCGAATAGAGGGACGGAACGGGTCCGGACCTCGAAAAGCGTGTCACACGCTCCTTTCCCTTTCATGATACAGACAGTCAGACGAATACTCTCGCGCAGGACAGAGGAGTCGATCGTTGAGTGCCGTGATTGCGGTGCGACCGTCGAGCCAGAGGCTGGTTTCTGTCCACGATGCGGGTCAACCGAGATCGCCTCCTACGAGATCACTTCATGAACTGGAAGGGGGGGTGGGAAGTGGAGCTGCTAATCTCGTCTCGTCCCGTGCCCGTCCACAGCGACGTGGAGTATGGACTGAATCGCGCTCCGGAGCCGTGATTTTCTCCGGAAATACGGTGTGTCGCCAACGGCTATTTAGACATCGACTCTCTGAATTCGAGCATGGCAATCCCGTTCGGCGCGACGTGGGGCACGCTGATCGAGCGGTGTGAGGAACTGCCCGACGAAGCGACGCTCATCACGCCGCTGGCTTCGAAACGGTTCCGGATCACCGACGTACAGGACCAGCGAATCATCATCGAAGACGTCGACTCGGGTGACTCACAGCCCCTGCAACGCGAGCAGTTCGAAGCGCTCGCCGAGCACACTCGTGAGGCAAGCGAGGGCTACGAGCTCGAACGCTTGCCGCCGAAAGCCGAGCCGTACGCGGCAGTGCTTGCACTCCACCCGCGCTACGTACTCGATGAACGCGAGAACACACTGACCGAACTTAACGAGGCCGACGAGAGCGCAGTGCTAGACGATGCCCCGCACTTGTCGATGAGCGCGGGCGCGAACGACGAGCAGGACAGCGAGCGCGAAGAGCCGGACATCGACGTCTATTCGGATATGCTGCTGTTGATCGACGCACTGGAACGCGAGGAGATGAGTGCCCTCAGCGACGTCGAAACGCCCGTGCTGGTCAACCTTTACACCTTGTTATCGGACGTCCAGCGCAACGCCAACGACCTCCGTAAGGACGTGACTGAGGTCCTCTTAGAGCGTGTCGGACACGACCGGCCAGTACACGGTCAGTACGGGTCGGTTCAGCGAACGACCCGGCGGAACCGCTCGCTGAAAGACGACGAGGAAGTGCTCGACGCGTTCGCAGAGACTGGCATTGACCGCGAGCAACTCGTCGGCGTTGACCGCTCGAACGTCGAAGAGGCACTGGATGTGGTTTCAGTCCCCGAATCGGCCGTTTACGACGTGAGCGAAAGCGAGTACGTGCGCAAGGCCGAGGTGGACGACGAGCGTAAAGAGACGCGCTTGCAGGGGTTGAAAGACCGGCTGGCGGTGAGTGACGACCCCGAGGCAGATGTCCTGCGCCAGGAAGTCGAACGGCTGGAACAAGAGATTGAGGAGCT
It contains:
- a CDS encoding MarR family transcriptional regulator → MLRRIELEVLSTIESGDTVSELATKLDHSESYLSRAIADLVEKRLVYTERDGRQKRVVPSDSRAVEVYQNLVRQHSHIDFPELLTGKTLEMLYYFDQPRTVSEIADRSDNYRNTVNRVLKQLRDRGLVGTDDGRYNFNGDFDHLHEFARELAHHLHRQRLKTVASNGTILWEDFDEFLAQTDTKVETEHFYETGLARFAAFDLQFLLTRHRYYLYSEDIEAVSPAELCCHTLLIDDDTRYRSYCLLLLSSVDVNESEFRERATKYGLEDEIDSLIRYLETQGALSDERLPEWDEFQELAADYEVSLPR
- the lrp gene encoding HTH-type transcriptional regulator Lrp gives rise to the protein MVYENLDTDLINELLGNGRTSLRSLAETLDVSVTTVSNHLQELEETGVIRGYSPTVDYDALGYDVTAIMQLTVEGTALSDVTDSLREHHQILSVYEVTGGFDIIAIGKFRDTDDMNGQIKSLLNDSGINESNTSVVLNKVSEHDQFEIDTDTSSSE
- a CDS encoding IS5 family transposase, which produces MEVDLLDFMRTCKRLIKQALGTSASESTNGLARWKHVLIHCYRLEDDHSYRETENRLQCFSELREILELDLNDVPDYSTIYKSFDRLEMRVWRALLRVSAEQLPQSGHVALDSTFFECGHASSYYLKRSDRDVKTLKVTTITDTESLAVLDLQCSVEWKHDTKLGPQVVRRNADDLLSVAADKGFHDWMSKFEFYTLDVDPLVLERGSSTETVGHNTLIRDAGYSQRWMSETSYSTTKRSLGSAVRAQFWYREFREIVLMFSISNIEQLCEPL
- a CDS encoding DUF6036 family nucleotidyltransferase; this encodes MRPTFGREYIENEFQRIADELSEPLTVYLIGGGAMALRDLKEATKDIDLVVTDGDAYGQLWAVLMDRGYAEVQSLDADYRALGATSCVENEDGCRLDIFNQQVANKLVLTKGMRNRSEPFLATDRLTVRLVSNMDIFLFKLIAGRDDDIEDMNMLVQAGLDYDVVQDELEVQINRLGDDQFATFANEALVDLDERYGVTTPIEDPIRELTDQYYRGLEVLQALDEPMTIHELATDLGLDIDVVQDRVAYLAEFDRIYQDGETVSPMD